The Mycetohabitans endofungorum genome contains a region encoding:
- the grpE gene encoding nucleotide exchange factor GrpE: protein MEEKQASQNRPASDTEPAGNGTQTAQDAQVQPAEAQREVAAAAQPGADNGQFGEADAAAEAKALEQAHAKIAELHESFLRACAETENVRRRAQDDVAKAHKFAIESFAEHLLPVVDSLEAALADNAGDLAKVREGVELTLRQLSSALEKGRVVQINPVGEKFDPHRHQAISMVPAEQEANTVVSVLQKGYVIADRVLRPALVTVAAPK from the coding sequence ATGGAAGAGAAGCAAGCAAGCCAGAATCGCCCCGCATCGGATACTGAACCTGCCGGCAACGGCACGCAAACGGCGCAGGACGCACAGGTGCAACCGGCCGAGGCTCAGCGCGAGGTCGCCGCGGCGGCACAGCCGGGCGCCGACAATGGGCAATTCGGCGAGGCCGATGCCGCCGCCGAGGCCAAGGCGCTCGAGCAAGCGCATGCCAAGATCGCCGAACTGCACGAGAGTTTCCTGCGCGCCTGCGCGGAGACGGAGAACGTGCGGCGGCGCGCGCAGGACGACGTTGCCAAGGCGCACAAGTTCGCGATCGAGAGTTTCGCCGAGCACCTGCTGCCGGTCGTTGACAGCCTGGAGGCTGCACTGGCGGACAACGCCGGCGACTTGGCGAAGGTGCGTGAGGGTGTCGAACTGACGTTACGTCAATTGTCGAGCGCTTTGGAGAAGGGACGCGTTGTGCAGATCAATCCGGTCGGCGAGAAATTCGATCCACACCGGCACCAGGCGATTTCGATGGTGCCGGCCGAGCAGGAGGCCAACACGGTCGTCAGCGTGTTGCAAAAAGGCTACGTGATCGCCGACCGCGTGTTGCGCCCGGCGCTGGTCACCGTGGCCGCGCCCAAGTGA
- a CDS encoding RNA-binding S4 domain-containing protein: MNLKILTGPHARLRIDKWLWAARFFKTRSLAAEALGKGRVRIGGESVKAAKEVRVGDIVQIDIERIVWEVQVRGVCDVRGPAAIAQTLYEETPAGNARRLAELERRRTFREPAATLHGRPTKRDRRIIDKLSGAD; this comes from the coding sequence ATGAATTTGAAGATCTTAACCGGTCCTCACGCGCGGCTGCGCATCGACAAGTGGCTGTGGGCGGCGCGGTTTTTCAAGACCCGTTCACTGGCGGCCGAGGCGCTTGGCAAGGGTCGGGTGCGCATCGGCGGCGAGTCGGTGAAGGCGGCCAAGGAGGTGCGCGTCGGCGACATTGTGCAAATCGACATCGAGCGCATCGTATGGGAAGTGCAGGTGCGGGGCGTATGTGATGTGCGTGGTCCGGCGGCGATCGCGCAGACGCTATACGAGGAGACGCCGGCCGGCAACGCGCGGCGGCTGGCCGAGTTGGAGCGGCGCAGGACTTTTCGGGAGCCTGCTGCGACACTTCACGGGCGGCCAACGAAGCGCGATCGGCGCATCATTGACAAATTGTCCGGTGCGGATTGA
- the hemH gene encoding ferrochelatase, producing MHFDLELPSQPSASHRVGVLLINLGTPAAPTPRAVRRYLAEFLSDPRVVEIPAPLWQIVLRALILPLRGRASARKYAAIWDAEGSPLRVHTERQVDGLRQWLAAGRCSVLVDYAMRYGTPSIGNVLNQLKRAGAERVLLVPLYPQYSASTSASAFDAAFSALARMRNQLEIRTIKHYADHPAYIEALASQVLHYWQQHGRPDFTAGDRLLLSFHGVPKRTLDLGDPYAEQCRQTATLLAHALGLTEVECRLTFQSRFGRAQWLQPYTAPTLQELGAAGAGRVDVFCPGFTSDCLETLEEIGIEGRDTFLRAGGREFHRIPCVNDAQPWIRALAEIVVTHLQGWPIATPQQSTAATTSA from the coding sequence ATGCATTTTGATCTTGAGCTGCCCTCGCAGCCGAGCGCATCGCACCGGGTCGGCGTGCTGCTGATCAACCTCGGCACCCCCGCTGCACCGACGCCGCGCGCGGTGCGGCGCTACTTGGCCGAGTTCTTGTCCGACCCACGCGTCGTTGAGATCCCTGCGCCGCTGTGGCAGATTGTGCTGCGCGCGCTGATCTTGCCGTTGCGCGGCCGCGCGTCGGCGCGCAAGTACGCGGCGATCTGGGACGCGGAGGGCTCGCCGCTGCGCGTGCACACCGAGCGGCAGGTCGACGGCCTGAGGCAGTGGCTGGCGGCAGGCCGGTGTTCCGTGCTCGTCGACTATGCAATGCGCTATGGCACACCCAGCATCGGCAATGTGCTGAATCAACTCAAGCGCGCCGGCGCTGAGCGGGTGCTATTGGTGCCGCTGTATCCTCAGTATTCGGCCTCGACCAGCGCCAGCGCATTCGATGCAGCGTTCTCCGCGCTGGCGCGTATGCGCAACCAACTGGAGATCCGCACGATCAAGCATTATGCGGACCATCCCGCCTATATCGAGGCGCTGGCGTCTCAAGTGCTGCACTATTGGCAGCAGCACGGCCGACCCGATTTCACGGCCGGCGATCGGCTGTTGTTGAGCTTTCATGGCGTGCCTAAGCGCACGTTGGATTTGGGCGATCCCTATGCCGAGCAATGCCGGCAAACCGCGACGTTGCTGGCCCACGCGCTCGGGTTGACCGAGGTTGAATGCCGGCTCACGTTCCAGTCGCGGTTCGGACGCGCGCAATGGCTGCAACCTTATACCGCACCGACGCTGCAGGAGTTGGGCGCGGCCGGAGCCGGTCGGGTTGACGTGTTCTGCCCGGGCTTCACGTCTGATTGCCTCGAAACGCTCGAGGAAATCGGCATCGAGGGTCGTGATACGTTCTTGCGGGCGGGGGGGCGCGAGTTCCATCGGATCCCGTGTGTCAACGATGCGCAACCGTGGATCCGCGCGCTGGCCGAGATCGTCGTCACTCATCTGCAAGGGTGGCCGATTGCTACGCCGCAACAGAGCACGGCAGCGACGACATCCGCGTGA
- the hrcA gene encoding heat-inducible transcriptional repressor HrcA has product MPTLAACKIYARIFTMLDPRAQTLLKTLIERYIAEGQPVGSRTLSKYSGLELSPATIRNVMSDLEELGLVASPHTSAGRIPTPRGYRLFVDTMLTVQPDAQEAEVKLAVQDKLKPGETQKVVAAAASVLSNLSQFAGVVLTPRRSHVFKQIEFMRLSDKRILLIIVTPEGDVQNRIMATQRDYSPSQLTEASNYINTHYAGLSFDDVRRRLREEIDALRGDMMQLMQAAVTASTETDDESDNVLISGERNLLEVVDLSSDMARLRKLFDVFDQKTSLLQLLDVSSHAQGVQIFIGGESTLVPIEEMSVVTAPYEVDGKIVGTLGVIGPTRMAYNRVIPIVDITARLLSFALSQH; this is encoded by the coding sequence ATGCCGACCCTCGCTGCGTGCAAGATTTACGCTAGAATTTTCACTATGCTAGATCCTCGTGCCCAGACCCTGCTTAAGACGCTGATCGAACGGTATATCGCCGAAGGTCAGCCGGTCGGTTCGCGCACGTTGTCCAAGTATTCGGGCCTCGAACTGAGCCCGGCGACGATCCGCAACGTGATGTCCGACCTCGAGGAGCTAGGACTGGTCGCCAGCCCTCATACGTCGGCCGGGCGGATTCCGACGCCACGCGGCTACCGGTTGTTCGTCGACACGATGCTGACCGTGCAGCCCGACGCCCAGGAAGCCGAGGTCAAGCTCGCGGTGCAGGACAAGCTCAAGCCGGGCGAGACGCAGAAGGTCGTCGCGGCAGCGGCCAGCGTGCTGTCCAACCTGTCGCAGTTCGCCGGCGTTGTGCTCACGCCGCGGCGCAGTCACGTGTTCAAACAAATCGAGTTCATGCGGCTGTCCGACAAGCGGATTTTGCTGATCATCGTCACCCCCGAAGGTGACGTGCAAAACCGGATCATGGCGACCCAGCGCGACTATTCGCCGTCGCAGCTGACCGAGGCCTCCAACTATATCAACACGCATTATGCGGGCCTGTCGTTCGACGATGTGCGACGCCGACTGCGCGAGGAAATCGACGCGCTGCGCGGCGACATGATGCAGCTGATGCAGGCCGCTGTCACCGCCAGCACGGAAACCGACGACGAATCCGACAACGTCCTGATCTCGGGTGAGCGGAACCTGCTCGAAGTGGTTGATCTGTCGTCCGACATGGCTCGCCTGCGCAAGCTGTTCGATGTCTTCGACCAGAAGACTAGCCTGCTACAGTTGCTCGACGTATCGAGCCATGCGCAGGGCGTGCAGATTTTCATCGGTGGAGAATCTACGCTCGTGCCGATCGAAGAAATGAGCGTTGTGACCGCCCCGTATGAAGTCGATGGCAAGATCGTTGGCACGCTCGGCGTGATCGGCCCGACCCGCATGGCGTACAACCGCGTGATTCCGATCGTGGACATCACCGCCCGGCTGCTGTCGTTCGCGTTATCTCAGCATTGA
- a CDS encoding NAD kinase has product MEMGQFKTVALIGRNNTPGIGEPLAALAGCLTQRGFQIVFEADTARENGLHAYPALTPAEIGTRADVAVVLGGDGTMLGIGRQLAPYRTPLIGVNHGRLGFITDIAIADMNRLVPQMLSGSHEREERSLLEARIMRTGEPIYHALAFNDVVVNRSGFSGMAELRVLVDGNFMSDQRSDGLIVATPTGSTAYALSSNGPLLHPQLQGIVLVPIAPHALSNRPIVLPDTCRIAIQIIGGRDVNVNFDMQSFTALQLEDTIEVRRSRHTVPFLHPVGYSYYRTLRKKLHWNEHSSLGEDEPG; this is encoded by the coding sequence ATGGAAATGGGCCAATTCAAAACTGTTGCGCTGATCGGCCGCAACAACACACCTGGCATCGGTGAGCCGCTTGCTGCGCTCGCCGGCTGCCTAACGCAACGCGGGTTTCAGATCGTGTTCGAAGCCGACACGGCGCGCGAAAACGGGCTGCACGCCTATCCAGCGCTCACGCCGGCCGAGATCGGCACGCGCGCCGACGTCGCCGTCGTGCTCGGCGGCGACGGCACAATGCTGGGCATCGGCCGACAACTCGCGCCATACCGCACCCCGCTCATCGGTGTCAACCACGGCCGGCTTGGCTTCATCACCGATATCGCCATCGCCGACATGAACCGGTTGGTACCGCAAATGCTGTCGGGCAGCCATGAGCGCGAGGAGCGCTCATTGTTGGAGGCCCGCATCATGCGCACTGGCGAGCCGATCTACCACGCGCTGGCGTTTAACGACGTCGTCGTGAACCGCAGCGGCTTCTCTGGGATGGCAGAGTTACGCGTGTTGGTCGATGGCAACTTCATGTCGGACCAGCGCTCAGACGGGCTGATCGTCGCCACGCCAACCGGTTCCACCGCATACGCGCTCTCGTCCAACGGTCCGTTACTGCATCCGCAATTGCAAGGGATCGTGCTGGTGCCGATCGCGCCACACGCATTGTCGAATCGGCCGATCGTGCTGCCCGACACGTGCCGGATCGCGATCCAGATCATCGGCGGGCGCGACGTCAACGTGAATTTCGACATGCAGTCGTTCACCGCGTTGCAACTTGAGGATACGATCGAGGTGCGGCGCTCCAGGCACACGGTGCCGTTCCTCCATCCGGTCGGCTACAGTTATTACCGAACCTTGCGCAAGAAGCTGCACTGGAATGAGCACTCGTCGCTTGGCGAGGACGAGCCCGGCTGA
- the recN gene encoding DNA repair protein RecN, with protein MLRHLSIRDFVIVASLDIEFERGFTVFSGETGAGKSILIDALALALGARADATVVRTGQNRADITAEFDAHEGAAQWLAEHAFDDGSGHVVLRRVIDANGRSRAFINGTAATLGQLRDIGEMLVDIHGQHAHQLLMRGDAQRALFDAHAGLTALTADVARAWRGWRDAATAVQAAQAREREVHLERERLVWQLSELEKLAPQSGEWDEISAEHRRLSHAANLIDGVQAALGALSESDDAMITQLGAIIAKLRGLAEIDSALGDALAALEPAEIQLQEAAYSLTHYAQRLELDPARLAQVEARLDALHSTARKFRMQPDALPDELLARRAQLQALDAATDIDALRAAQACAEQAYMTLAGRLSKARTKAAKALSHAVTTGMQDLSMAGGRFEVALEPLPEGGQHGLEQVEFRVAGHAGVPLRPLAKVASGGELARISLALSVIASTASPTPTLIFDEVDSGIGGAVAEVVGRLLHQLGQIRQVLCVTHLPQVAARGEHHFSVAKSTDAQGAARSEVTALDRASRVEEVARMLGGVEITATTRKHAKEMLAA; from the coding sequence ATGCTGCGTCATCTGTCGATCCGGGACTTTGTCATCGTCGCCTCGCTCGACATCGAGTTCGAGCGTGGCTTTACCGTTTTTTCCGGCGAAACCGGCGCCGGCAAATCCATCTTGATCGACGCGTTGGCGCTGGCACTGGGCGCGCGAGCCGACGCGACGGTGGTACGCACTGGCCAGAACCGTGCGGACATCACTGCTGAGTTCGACGCGCATGAGGGCGCCGCGCAGTGGCTGGCCGAGCATGCGTTCGACGACGGCAGCGGGCACGTGGTGCTGCGCCGCGTAATCGACGCCAACGGCCGCTCGCGTGCATTCATCAACGGCACAGCCGCCACGCTTGGCCAGTTACGGGACATCGGCGAAATGCTGGTGGACATCCATGGCCAGCACGCCCACCAGTTACTGATGCGCGGCGACGCGCAGCGCGCGCTATTCGATGCGCACGCGGGCCTGACGGCGCTGACCGCGGACGTCGCGCGGGCGTGGCGCGGCTGGCGCGACGCGGCGACGGCCGTGCAGGCCGCGCAAGCGCGGGAGCGCGAGGTGCACCTCGAGCGCGAGCGGCTGGTGTGGCAATTGTCAGAACTTGAGAAGCTGGCGCCGCAATCCGGCGAATGGGATGAAATCAGCGCCGAGCACCGCCGGCTGTCGCACGCGGCAAACCTGATCGACGGTGTGCAAGCGGCGCTAGGCGCCTTGTCCGAATCGGACGACGCCATGATCACGCAACTGGGTGCCATCATCGCGAAACTGCGCGGCCTGGCCGAAATCGACAGCGCGCTCGGCGACGCATTGGCCGCGCTGGAGCCGGCCGAAATTCAACTGCAGGAAGCGGCCTACTCGCTGACTCACTACGCGCAGCGGCTCGAGCTGGACCCGGCGCGACTCGCGCAGGTCGAAGCCCGGCTCGATGCACTGCATTCGACTGCGCGCAAATTCAGGATGCAACCGGATGCCCTGCCCGACGAGTTGCTGGCACGGCGCGCCCAATTGCAAGCGCTGGATGCGGCGACGGACATCGACGCGTTGCGCGCCGCGCAGGCGTGCGCGGAGCAAGCCTACATGACGCTTGCGGGGCGACTATCCAAAGCCCGCACCAAGGCGGCCAAGGCGCTGAGCCACGCGGTGACCACCGGGATGCAGGACTTGTCGATGGCTGGCGGGCGGTTCGAGGTCGCGTTGGAGCCCTTGCCTGAAGGCGGCCAGCATGGGCTCGAGCAGGTCGAGTTCCGCGTGGCCGGCCACGCCGGCGTGCCGTTGCGGCCGCTGGCGAAGGTGGCATCCGGCGGTGAGTTGGCACGCATCAGCCTCGCGCTGTCAGTGATCGCGAGCACCGCGAGCCCGACGCCGACACTAATCTTCGACGAGGTCGATAGCGGCATCGGCGGCGCCGTCGCGGAGGTCGTTGGACGACTGCTGCACCAGCTCGGCCAGATCCGACAAGTGTTGTGCGTGACCCACCTGCCGCAGGTCGCCGCCCGCGGCGAGCACCACTTCAGCGTGGCCAAGTCCACCGATGCGCAAGGCGCAGCGCGCAGCGAAGTGACCGCGCTGGATCGCGCGAGCCGCGTCGAGGAAGTCGCGCGCATGCTCGGAGGCGTCGAGATTACCGCCACCACGCGCAAGCACGCGAAGGAAATGCTGGCCGCTTGA
- the glnE gene encoding bifunctional [glutamate--ammonia ligase]-adenylyl-L-tyrosine phosphorylase/[glutamate--ammonia-ligase] adenylyltransferase has translation MTDMPPPSSPLASDAEPLLSAVYSRYAVRQYAARPELAARVRELARAPLTRQWIEQRLAQLGAPQDEPVDDNVLKRALRLVRTELFCAVMERDLAGLADVSEVTGAMTDLAEVAIRRALASISAELHALYGMPLNAQRQPQTLGVVGMGKLGGRELNVSSDIDLIFVYEDDGETEGGSRAPISNQDFFTRVGRRLIGALAEHTAHGHVFRVDMRLRPNGDSGPLVCSIGMLEEYFYVQGREWERYAWIKARLVSDVGSDAGARLAAQLDAQVRPFVYRRYLDFGVIAAIRALHVQIRQEATRRASSRRDKADDIKLGRGGIREIEFTAQVFQLIRGGQDAGFRIRPTLAVLDHAAARGLIARGAVQRLAQAYQMLRCIEHRLQYVNDAQTHAMPVDEGERTQLAASLGFADYRALLAVLERHRAFVGQQFDQIFADKRGDAAAPAGAGDQALGKIGSTAWEETATWIWSSALADEAADDELRTRLASLGFNDPPAILSRLHAVWQSARYAGLPERHRTRFDKLVLRALEATPTHCNERADATLLRFLDLLEAVARRGSYLALLVEYPAALARVFAVLGESRWAAGYLIRHPQVLDELLDDEALVSPFDWTEFKRMLLARLADADGTEHQMDLLRHAHQAEVFRILLLDLRGHLSVEHISDRLSELADAVLDVTLQTVWPQLARRHCDVPRFSIIAYGKLGGKELGYASDLDLIFLYDDPDECAAEIYALFARRLITWLTMSTGAGTLFDVDLRLRPNGEAGLLVTSLAAFRRYQLREGDAANTAWVWEHQALSRARFCAGDVRIGAQFDAIRAQVLAQPRDARVLATEIAAMRQKVAEGHPNPTALFDLKHDRGGMVDIEFIVQYWVLLHAGAHPVLRRNTGNIALLREAARIGLMSETQAEQVGGAYRTYRKLQHALRLDGMDKARVPPERVQVERDAVTRLWEQVFGA, from the coding sequence ATGACTGACATGCCGCCGCCAAGTTCCCCGCTTGCTTCCGACGCCGAACCGCTGTTGAGCGCCGTCTATTCTCGCTATGCCGTCCGGCAGTACGCGGCACGGCCTGAACTGGCTGCGCGGGTGCGTGAACTTGCGCGCGCGCCGCTGACGCGGCAATGGATCGAGCAGCGGCTCGCGCAACTGGGTGCGCCGCAGGACGAGCCCGTAGACGACAACGTGCTCAAGCGCGCACTGCGCCTGGTGCGCACCGAGCTATTCTGCGCGGTGATGGAGCGCGACCTGGCCGGGTTGGCCGATGTGTCGGAGGTGACCGGCGCGATGACGGATTTGGCCGAGGTGGCGATCCGCCGCGCCCTTGCCTCGATCAGTGCCGAGTTGCACGCGCTGTATGGCATGCCGCTGAACGCGCAGCGACAGCCGCAGACGCTCGGAGTGGTCGGCATGGGCAAGCTCGGCGGACGCGAGTTGAACGTGTCTTCGGACATCGACTTGATTTTCGTCTACGAGGACGACGGCGAAACCGAGGGCGGCTCCCGCGCGCCGATCTCAAACCAAGACTTCTTCACCCGAGTCGGGCGCCGGTTGATCGGTGCGCTGGCCGAGCATACCGCGCACGGACACGTGTTCCGCGTGGACATGCGGCTGCGTCCAAACGGCGATTCAGGTCCGCTTGTCTGCAGCATCGGCATGCTGGAGGAGTACTTCTATGTGCAGGGGCGCGAATGGGAACGCTATGCGTGGATCAAGGCACGGCTGGTGTCGGACGTGGGTAGCGACGCCGGCGCGCGACTGGCGGCGCAACTTGATGCACAGGTCAGGCCGTTCGTCTATCGCCGTTATCTCGATTTCGGCGTGATTGCGGCGATCCGGGCGCTGCATGTGCAGATCCGTCAGGAGGCCACCCGCCGCGCGTCGTCGCGCCGCGACAAGGCCGATGACATCAAGCTAGGTCGCGGCGGCATCCGCGAGATCGAGTTTACCGCGCAGGTCTTCCAATTGATCCGGGGCGGTCAAGACGCCGGGTTCCGTATCCGGCCGACGCTGGCGGTACTCGATCATGCCGCGGCGCGCGGCTTGATAGCGCGTGGCGCGGTTCAGCGACTCGCACAGGCGTATCAAATGCTGCGCTGCATCGAGCACCGGTTGCAATACGTGAACGACGCGCAAACCCATGCGATGCCTGTCGATGAAGGCGAGCGCACGCAACTGGCAGCATCACTCGGTTTTGCTGACTATCGGGCACTACTGGCTGTGCTGGAGCGCCACCGCGCGTTCGTCGGGCAGCAGTTTGACCAGATCTTCGCGGACAAGCGTGGCGACGCGGCGGCGCCGGCCGGCGCAGGCGATCAGGCGCTCGGCAAGATTGGCAGCACAGCGTGGGAGGAGACCGCCACATGGATTTGGAGCAGTGCACTCGCCGATGAGGCAGCCGACGATGAGTTGCGCACTCGGCTTGCATCGCTGGGGTTCAACGACCCGCCAGCCATCCTGTCGCGATTGCATGCGGTCTGGCAGTCTGCGCGCTACGCCGGCCTGCCGGAACGGCATCGGACGCGTTTCGACAAGCTCGTGCTGCGTGCATTGGAGGCGACGCCGACGCATTGCAATGAAAGGGCCGATGCGACGTTGCTGCGTTTTCTCGATCTGCTCGAAGCGGTCGCGCGGCGTGGCTCGTACCTGGCGTTGCTGGTTGAGTATCCGGCTGCGCTGGCACGCGTGTTCGCCGTGCTCGGCGAGTCGCGTTGGGCTGCCGGCTATCTGATTCGCCATCCGCAGGTGCTCGACGAGTTGCTCGACGACGAGGCGCTGGTGAGCCCGTTCGACTGGACCGAGTTCAAGCGGATGCTGCTCGCCCGGCTTGCTGATGCAGACGGCACTGAGCATCAGATGGATTTGCTGCGTCACGCGCACCAGGCTGAGGTGTTCCGGATCCTGCTGCTGGATCTCAGGGGTCATCTATCGGTCGAGCACATCAGCGACCGGTTGTCGGAACTGGCCGACGCGGTCCTGGATGTGACGCTGCAGACCGTATGGCCGCAGTTGGCTCGCCGTCATTGCGACGTGCCGCGCTTCTCAATCATTGCGTACGGCAAGCTCGGCGGTAAGGAGCTCGGTTATGCGTCAGACCTGGACCTCATCTTTCTGTACGACGATCCCGATGAGTGTGCCGCAGAGATCTACGCGCTGTTCGCGCGGCGGCTGATCACGTGGCTGACCATGTCCACTGGCGCCGGCACGCTGTTCGATGTGGATCTGAGGCTTAGGCCGAACGGCGAGGCCGGGCTGCTGGTCACGAGCCTCGCCGCCTTCCGACGGTACCAATTGCGCGAGGGGGATGCCGCCAACACCGCGTGGGTATGGGAGCATCAGGCGTTGTCGCGCGCGCGCTTCTGTGCCGGGGATGTGCGCATCGGCGCGCAGTTCGATGCGATCCGTGCCCAGGTGCTCGCTCAGCCGCGCGATGCGCGGGTGCTGGCCACGGAGATTGCCGCGATGCGGCAAAAGGTGGCCGAAGGCCATCCCAATCCCACAGCGCTGTTCGATCTGAAGCACGATCGCGGCGGCATGGTGGACATCGAGTTCATCGTCCAGTACTGGGTGCTGCTGCATGCCGGCGCGCATCCCGTACTGCGGCGCAACACCGGTAACATCGCGTTGCTGCGTGAGGCGGCCCGCATCGGGTTGATGTCCGAGACACAGGCGGAACAGGTCGGCGGCGCCTACCGGACCTATCGTAAGCTGCAGCATGCGCTGCGGCTCGATGGAATGGACAAGGCGCGCGTGCCGCCCGAGCGTGTGCAGGTCGAGCGCGACGCGGTCACGCGACTATGGGAGCAGGTCTTCGGTGCGTGA